The [Eubacterium] siraeum genome contains a region encoding:
- a CDS encoding saccharopine dehydrogenase family protein encodes MGKALIIGAGGVAGVVVHKCCQNSEVFTEICIASRTKSKCDALKKQVEEKGTKTKVTTAQVDADSVPQLVELINKEKPDIVINVALPYQDLTIMDACLETKTDYVDTANYEHPDTAKFEYKYQWAYREKFEKAGITALLGSGFDPGVTGVFCAYAQKHYFDEINYIDILDCNGGDHGYPFATNFNPEINIREVSAKGSYIEDGKWVETEPMEIKREYDFEQVGKKDMYLLHHEELESLALNIKGIKRIRFFMTFGQSYLTHLKCLENVGMTSIKPIMYEGREIVPLQFLKAVLPDPASLGPRTVGKTNIGCICIGKKDGKEVHYKVYNCCDHQECYKEVGSQAISYTTGVPAMIGAMMVMTGKWKKPGVYNIEEFDPDPFMDALNKWGLPWHETFDPELVD; translated from the coding sequence ATGGGAAAAGCATTGATAATCGGTGCCGGCGGTGTTGCCGGAGTAGTAGTCCATAAGTGCTGTCAGAACAGCGAGGTTTTCACTGAGATCTGTATTGCCAGCCGTACAAAGTCAAAGTGCGATGCGCTGAAAAAGCAGGTAGAGGAAAAGGGTACAAAGACTAAGGTAACGACTGCACAGGTAGACGCAGACAGCGTTCCTCAGCTTGTTGAGCTTATAAATAAGGAAAAGCCCGACATTGTCATAAACGTTGCGCTTCCTTATCAGGACCTTACAATAATGGACGCCTGCCTTGAAACAAAGACAGACTATGTTGATACTGCAAACTACGAGCATCCCGACACAGCAAAGTTTGAGTACAAGTATCAGTGGGCATACAGAGAAAAGTTTGAAAAGGCGGGCATCACCGCACTTCTCGGAAGCGGATTCGACCCCGGTGTAACCGGTGTATTCTGCGCCTATGCCCAGAAGCATTACTTTGACGAGATCAATTATATTGATATTCTCGACTGCAACGGCGGCGACCACGGTTACCCGTTTGCGACAAACTTCAACCCCGAGATAAATATCCGTGAGGTATCCGCAAAGGGCAGTTATATCGAGGACGGCAAGTGGGTAGAAACCGAGCCTATGGAGATAAAGAGAGAGTACGACTTTGAGCAGGTCGGCAAGAAGGATATGTACCTTCTGCACCACGAGGAGCTTGAATCGCTCGCACTCAATATCAAGGGTATCAAGCGTATCCGTTTCTTTATGACGTTCGGACAGAGCTATCTCACACATCTGAAGTGCCTCGAAAATGTCGGTATGACATCTATCAAGCCCATTATGTACGAGGGCAGAGAGATAGTACCGCTCCAGTTCCTTAAGGCAGTTTTGCCCGATCCTGCATCGCTCGGTCCCAGAACAGTCGGCAAGACCAATATCGGCTGTATCTGCATAGGCAAGAAGGACGGCAAGGAAGTACACTACAAGGTTTACAACTGCTGCGATCATCAGGAATGCTACAAGGAGGTCGGCTCGCAGGCTATCAGCTACACGACCGGCGTTCCTGCTATGATAGGAGCAATGATGGTAATGACAGGCAAGTGGAAGAAGCCCGGCGTCTACAACATCGAGGAATTCGATCCCGATCCGTTTATGGACGCACTGAACAAGTGGGGACTTCCGTGGCACGAAACATTCGACCCTGAGCTTGTAGACTGA
- a CDS encoding DNA polymerase IV produces MERDILHCDMNNFFASVECRLNPELKKYPVAVCGSVEERHGIVLAKNELAKAQGVKTAETVASAKSKCRGLVIVPPHFEEYLRYSRLARKIYERYTDLIEPFGMDECWLDISGTRRLFGAPEKVADEIRRTVKEELGLTISVGVSFNKVFAKLGSDMKKPDAVTVIPRETFREKIWNLPLSDMIGAGRATTAKLNDYGIYTLGELAQCDAQWITKVLGKNGYMLRCYANGTDNSQVMPADFSMPAKSVGHGVTTTADITRCEDAKPLLLELAQDIGKRLTIQNKYATKVCVNARSSILRNREWQTELPTATRSPMIIADTAYRLFCDNYDWVNPVRSLTVTAFSLVDGGAVIQNSFFNDTVRLEKMEKADGCIRDIRKRFGEGMIKNAVLLTGLAVPKSKAVVSLPGNMLNK; encoded by the coding sequence ATGGAACGTGATATACTTCACTGCGATATGAACAATTTCTTTGCGTCGGTTGAATGCAGGCTGAATCCGGAACTTAAGAAATATCCTGTGGCTGTGTGCGGTTCGGTCGAGGAGCGGCACGGAATAGTGCTTGCGAAAAACGAGCTTGCAAAGGCGCAGGGAGTAAAGACGGCGGAAACGGTGGCATCGGCAAAATCAAAGTGCAGGGGGCTTGTTATCGTACCGCCGCACTTTGAGGAATATCTCAGGTACAGCAGACTTGCAAGGAAGATATACGAGCGGTATACGGATCTTATCGAGCCGTTCGGAATGGACGAATGCTGGCTTGATATAAGCGGTACGAGAAGGCTGTTCGGCGCACCTGAAAAGGTGGCAGACGAGATAAGGCGTACCGTAAAGGAGGAACTTGGGCTTACCATATCGGTCGGGGTATCGTTCAACAAGGTGTTTGCAAAACTCGGAAGCGATATGAAAAAGCCGGATGCGGTGACGGTGATACCGAGAGAAACGTTCCGTGAGAAGATATGGAATCTTCCGCTCAGCGATATGATAGGGGCAGGCAGAGCGACTACCGCAAAGCTGAACGATTACGGGATATATACACTGGGTGAACTTGCACAGTGCGACGCACAGTGGATAACAAAGGTGCTTGGCAAGAACGGATATATGCTAAGATGCTACGCAAACGGAACGGATAACTCGCAGGTTATGCCTGCTGATTTTTCGATGCCTGCAAAAAGCGTGGGGCACGGTGTGACGACCACAGCGGATATAACACGGTGCGAGGACGCAAAGCCGTTGCTTCTTGAGTTGGCTCAGGATATAGGGAAAAGGCTGACGATTCAAAACAAGTATGCGACTAAGGTTTGTGTGAACGCAAGGTCGAGCATTCTCAGAAACAGGGAGTGGCAGACGGAGCTTCCGACAGCGACACGCTCGCCGATGATAATTGCGGATACGGCATACAGGCTGTTCTGCGACAATTACGATTGGGTAAATCCTGTGCGGTCGCTTACGGTAACCGCATTTTCTCTTGTGGACGGCGGTGCGGTGATACAGAACAGCTTTTTCAACGATACGGTAAGGCTTGAAAAAATGGAAAAGGCAGACGGCTGTATCAGGGATATACGCAAAAGATTCGGGGAGGGAATGATCAAGAATGCTGTGCTGCTGACAGGGCTTGCCGTGCCGAAATCGAAGGCGGTGGTTTCGCTTCCGGGCAATATGCTGAATAAATAG
- a CDS encoding Rid family hydrolase, which yields MFLNFTEDTIMIERYDVNEEWAHCGIIKAGDFCFLNYCVGNVGGSIEQQVNGAFDEMEKRLALVGLTLENVVQMDCLFRDIWDIPVMEKVIKERFGGKYPVRKSIQTEFAHFGGENGLKFQADAVAYCK from the coding sequence ATGTTTTTGAATTTTACGGAGGATACGATTATGATTGAACGTTATGATGTCAACGAAGAATGGGCGCATTGCGGAATTATCAAAGCAGGCGATTTCTGTTTTCTCAATTACTGTGTAGGAAATGTCGGCGGAAGTATCGAACAGCAGGTAAACGGCGCATTTGACGAGATGGAAAAGCGTCTTGCACTTGTCGGACTTACACTTGAAAACGTAGTGCAGATGGATTGCCTGTTCAGGGATATATGGGATATTCCCGTCATGGAAAAGGTGATAAAGGAGCGTTTCGGCGGCAAATATCCTGTCCGTAAATCAATACAGACCGAGTTTGCCCATTTCGGCGGAGAAAACGGGCTTAAATTTCAGGCAGACGCCGTAGCATACTGCAAGTAA
- a CDS encoding helix-turn-helix domain-containing protein produces MKFCDKVKKERRAKGLTQQQFADILGVSLRTITNYEKGESYPKQREIYGKMAEILGVDINYLLTENEEFYINANEKYGATGAQQAKALMQEVTGLFAGGELDQDDMDEMMKAIQDAYWIAKEKNKKYASKG; encoded by the coding sequence ATGAAATTCTGTGATAAAGTAAAGAAAGAGCGCCGTGCAAAAGGGCTTACACAACAGCAGTTTGCGGATATACTCGGTGTATCGCTGAGAACCATAACAAACTATGAAAAGGGCGAAAGCTACCCCAAACAGCGTGAAATATACGGAAAAATGGCTGAGATACTCGGTGTTGACATTAATTATCTGCTTACCGAGAACGAAGAATTCTACATAAACGCAAACGAAAAGTACGGCGCTACAGGCGCACAGCAGGCGAAAGCGCTTATGCAGGAGGTAACAGGACTTTTCGCAGGCGGAGAGCTTGACCAGGATGACATGGACGAGATGATGAAAGCCATACAGGATGCCTACTGGATAGCAAAAGAGAAGAACAAGAAATACGCTTCAAAGGGATAA
- a CDS encoding ImmA/IrrE family metallo-endopeptidase: MLSCFNEAVAKADELISLYGRCSPKRLARELDIEVLERDFSKQKGAYKLILKNPFIFIKRDLCDSMKKIVLMHEIGHDRLHRDKADDSGGFAEYDIFDMCDRSMEYEANLFAAQFLISDEELYDCINCGYDIDKTAAALCTDRNLVALKVDILKKHGVKLRSQLHNNKFLAGD, translated from the coding sequence ATGCTTAGTTGTTTTAACGAAGCGGTCGCCAAAGCAGACGAGCTTATATCGCTCTACGGCAGATGCTCTCCTAAAAGGCTCGCACGGGAGCTTGATATAGAGGTTCTCGAAAGGGATTTTTCAAAGCAGAAAGGCGCATACAAGCTGATACTGAAAAACCCGTTTATCTTTATAAAGCGTGATCTTTGCGACAGTATGAAAAAAATCGTCCTGATGCACGAGATCGGTCACGACAGGCTCCACAGGGATAAGGCAGACGACAGCGGCGGCTTTGCCGAATATGACATATTCGATATGTGCGATCGTTCTATGGAGTATGAAGCAAATCTCTTTGCGGCACAGTTTCTTATATCAGATGAAGAGCTTTACGATTGCATAAATTGCGGCTACGATATTGACAAAACTGCGGCGGCGCTCTGTACCGACCGTAATCTTGTTGCGCTCAAGGTCGATATTCTGAAAAAGCATGGTGTGAAACTGCGCTCTCAGCTTCACAATAATAAATTTCTTGCAGGCGACTGA
- a CDS encoding DUF2079 domain-containing protein — protein sequence MNKLLTRFKASEHGGEYLMRFISAWLCSLILILPFRPISKVFDKEYAGEAPYLLLIIFFAVFYGLLTVLRFIPKLRDMKTDCAALLISTAQFTVAYAAVMFREKGTNIDFFLGVVLFIALAVWYTVGKQRIRLPKFSKKCWIAVLALSAVFMLVFTALAMSLRYYKLSTPAFDFGIFAQMFENMKDGLGPVTTVERNYELSHFAVHFSPAYYLMLPFYMLFPHPVTLQILQGIFVTSGIIPVFLIARKYGFSLIHSSLFSAIYALYPAFTGGCSYDIHENCMLPAFLLWLIWAVEREKTLPMLVFALLTLLVKEDAAVYVAVIGLYLILSDRSEKTRALGAVIFGAACVYFFAVCAYLNNSGLGIMEWRYKDYMYRGGALITSIVVTAFTNPGYILSNLFTGEKLTFTVQTLGVLGGIPLVSRKIARYILLIPFVLVNLMPTYPYQHSIYFQYVFGSCVLVIWLFIMNMSELSYNRARCFTVFSLIACAVMFLSTMTGYLNNFYDNDYEAHGAVISYLEQLPDNENESITANTFFVPSLYKQKELYTINDRDVPTDESAPLADIVLLDRRNAKFETNYNYFTSLGMKEVTIEDERVACLVCRLEL from the coding sequence ATGAACAAATTACTTACACGCTTCAAGGCAAGCGAACACGGCGGCGAATACCTTATGCGGTTTATTTCTGCGTGGCTGTGTTCGCTCATATTGATATTGCCTTTCAGACCGATAAGCAAGGTATTTGACAAAGAATACGCAGGCGAAGCTCCGTATCTGTTGCTTATCATATTTTTCGCAGTATTCTACGGCTTACTTACCGTATTGCGTTTCATCCCAAAGCTCAGAGATATGAAAACCGACTGCGCCGCATTGCTTATATCGACCGCACAGTTTACAGTTGCTTATGCTGCGGTTATGTTCCGTGAAAAAGGTACGAATATTGATTTTTTTCTCGGAGTTGTCCTGTTTATAGCCCTCGCTGTATGGTATACTGTAGGAAAGCAAAGGATAAGGCTTCCGAAATTCTCAAAGAAATGCTGGATAGCGGTTCTTGCGCTGTCCGCCGTATTTATGCTTGTGTTCACAGCACTTGCAATGTCACTGCGGTATTACAAGCTGTCTACCCCTGCGTTTGATTTTGGGATATTCGCGCAGATGTTTGAGAATATGAAGGACGGGCTTGGACCTGTCACAACAGTCGAACGTAATTATGAGCTGTCGCACTTTGCAGTGCATTTTTCTCCTGCGTATTACCTGATGCTGCCGTTCTATATGCTTTTTCCGCACCCGGTAACATTACAGATACTGCAGGGAATATTCGTTACAAGCGGAATTATCCCGGTGTTCCTTATCGCAAGAAAATACGGCTTTTCGCTTATACATTCCTCGCTTTTTTCAGCGATATATGCCTTATATCCGGCATTCACAGGCGGCTGCAGCTACGATATTCACGAAAACTGTATGCTTCCGGCGTTCCTGCTGTGGCTGATATGGGCTGTTGAACGCGAAAAGACTTTACCGATGCTCGTCTTTGCATTGCTGACGCTTCTTGTAAAAGAAGATGCCGCCGTATATGTTGCGGTGATCGGGCTTTATCTTATACTGTCAGACCGCAGTGAAAAGACAAGAGCGCTCGGTGCTGTGATTTTCGGAGCGGCCTGCGTTTATTTCTTTGCAGTATGCGCTTATCTCAATAACAGCGGGCTTGGGATCATGGAATGGCGGTACAAGGACTATATGTACAGAGGCGGTGCGCTTATCACCTCAATAGTCGTTACGGCGTTTACAAATCCCGGCTACATTCTGTCAAATCTGTTTACGGGCGAAAAGCTGACCTTTACAGTGCAGACGCTCGGCGTACTCGGCGGTATACCGCTTGTAAGCAGGAAGATAGCACGTTATATATTACTGATACCGTTTGTACTGGTAAATCTTATGCCGACCTATCCGTATCAGCACTCGATTTATTTCCAGTACGTTTTCGGCTCGTGCGTTCTTGTTATCTGGCTTTTCATAATGAATATGTCGGAGCTGTCATATAACAGGGCAAGATGCTTTACTGTATTTTCGCTTATTGCCTGTGCGGTTATGTTCCTGTCAACAATGACAGGCTACCTGAACAATTTCTATGATAACGACTATGAGGCACACGGTGCAGTCATATCCTATCTAGAACAGCTTCCCGACAACGAAAACGAGAGCATCACAGCGAACACGTTCTTTGTCCCTTCGCTGTATAAGCAAAAAGAGCTTTATACGATAAATGACCGTGATGTGCCGACAGACGAATCCGCACCGCTTGCCGATATTGTTCTGCTCGACAGAAGAAATGCAAAATTTGAAACCAATTATAACTATTTCACCTCACTCGGAATGAAAGAGGTAACGATAGAGGACGAAAGAGTCGCATGCCTTGTATGCAGACTTGAATTATAA